Proteins encoded within one genomic window of Haladaptatus sp. QDMS2:
- the ppsA gene encoding pyruvate, water dikinase, translating into MPVLWLDEIRADDLESVGGKGASLGELTNAGLPVPPGFVVTAGTYRTFIEETGIDEELFEAVDVDADDSKALAAAAERASELILETELPEELREEILKAYRNLGDGEAFVAVRSSATAEDLPDASFAGQQETFLNIREDELLEKVRECWASLFTQRAIYYRQQQGFEHHKVNIAVVVQQMVDSKKSGVLFTSHPSTGEPRVIIEAAWGLGEAVVSGSVSPDNYVVDRKSGEVEEVTIADKKIQCIKDPETGKTVEKEVEDELRNKRVLNDDEIARLVELGEIVEEHYDTPQDVEWAIIDGEAFMLQSRPITTISKEAAKASTDGNGSAKQKHKDDVILSGLGASPGIASGKVRIVKKLDQLDKVGEGDIIVAEMTTPDMVPAMKRAAGIITDEGGMTSHAAIVSRELGVPAVVGTGSASRELTDDQVVTLDGDKGTIREGGAADKATERDPIEEARPKTPVKPMTATEVKVNVSIPEAAPRAAATGADGVGLLRLEHMILSTGKTPERYIKDHGEDEYIEEIVEGVRGVADEFYPRPVRVRTLDAPTDEFRQLQGGEDEPREHNPMLGYRGIRRSLDRPDVFEHELEAFRRLYEMGYDNVEIMFPLVNDAEDVVQAKSLMEHAGIDPRKRSWGVMIETPASALSIEELAQAGIKFASFGTNDLTQYTLAVDRNNERVADRFDELHPAVLKLIGETIETCREYGVKTSICGQAGSKPQMVRFLVNKGVSSISANIDAVRDVQHEVKRVEQQLILDSVR; encoded by the coding sequence ATGCCTGTACTCTGGCTGGACGAAATCAGGGCTGATGACCTCGAATCCGTGGGTGGCAAGGGTGCGTCCCTCGGCGAACTCACGAACGCGGGCCTCCCCGTACCCCCGGGATTCGTGGTCACGGCGGGTACGTACCGAACGTTCATCGAAGAAACCGGTATCGACGAGGAGCTGTTCGAAGCCGTCGACGTCGATGCCGACGACTCGAAGGCGCTCGCCGCGGCGGCCGAGCGCGCGAGCGAACTCATCCTCGAAACCGAACTGCCCGAGGAACTCCGCGAGGAAATCCTCAAAGCGTATCGCAACCTCGGCGACGGAGAGGCGTTCGTCGCAGTCCGCTCCTCTGCGACCGCAGAGGACCTCCCGGACGCGAGTTTCGCGGGCCAACAGGAGACGTTCCTCAACATCCGTGAGGACGAACTCCTCGAAAAGGTTCGCGAGTGCTGGGCGTCGCTGTTCACCCAGCGCGCGATTTACTACCGCCAGCAGCAGGGATTCGAGCACCACAAAGTGAACATCGCCGTCGTCGTCCAGCAGATGGTCGATTCGAAGAAGAGTGGCGTCCTCTTTACGAGCCACCCCTCGACGGGCGAACCCCGCGTCATCATCGAGGCCGCGTGGGGGCTCGGTGAGGCTGTCGTCTCCGGGTCCGTCTCTCCGGACAACTACGTCGTCGACCGCAAATCCGGCGAGGTCGAAGAGGTGACCATCGCCGACAAGAAGATTCAGTGCATCAAAGACCCGGAGACGGGCAAGACCGTAGAGAAAGAAGTCGAGGACGAACTGCGCAACAAGCGCGTCCTCAACGACGATGAAATCGCCCGCCTCGTCGAACTCGGTGAAATCGTCGAAGAACACTACGACACCCCACAGGACGTCGAGTGGGCCATCATCGATGGCGAGGCGTTCATGCTCCAGTCGCGGCCCATCACCACCATCTCGAAAGAGGCGGCGAAGGCGAGCACGGACGGCAACGGCTCGGCTAAACAGAAACACAAAGACGACGTCATCCTGAGCGGACTCGGAGCCAGCCCAGGCATCGCGAGCGGGAAGGTCCGCATCGTGAAGAAACTCGACCAGCTCGACAAGGTCGGTGAAGGCGACATCATCGTCGCCGAGATGACCACGCCGGACATGGTGCCCGCGATGAAGCGCGCCGCCGGCATCATCACCGACGAAGGTGGCATGACGAGCCACGCAGCGATCGTCTCGCGCGAACTCGGCGTCCCGGCCGTCGTCGGCACGGGCAGCGCCTCCCGCGAACTCACGGACGACCAGGTCGTCACCTTGGACGGCGACAAGGGCACCATCCGCGAGGGTGGCGCAGCCGACAAGGCAACCGAGCGCGACCCAATCGAGGAAGCCCGCCCGAAGACTCCGGTCAAGCCGATGACCGCGACCGAGGTGAAGGTCAACGTCTCCATCCCCGAGGCTGCCCCCCGGGCCGCCGCGACGGGTGCAGACGGCGTCGGCCTGCTCCGTCTCGAGCACATGATTCTCTCGACGGGTAAGACCCCGGAGCGCTACATCAAGGACCACGGCGAAGACGAGTACATCGAGGAAATCGTCGAGGGCGTCCGCGGCGTCGCAGACGAGTTCTACCCGCGCCCAGTCCGCGTCCGCACGCTCGACGCGCCGACCGACGAGTTCCGCCAGCTCCAGGGTGGCGAAGACGAGCCACGCGAGCACAACCCGATGCTCGGCTACCGTGGCATCCGCCGCAGCCTCGACCGACCTGACGTGTTCGAACACGAACTCGAAGCGTTCCGCCGACTCTACGAGATGGGCTACGACAACGTCGAAATCATGTTCCCGCTCGTAAACGACGCCGAGGACGTCGTGCAGGCGAAATCGCTCATGGAGCACGCCGGCATCGACCCCCGCAAACGCTCGTGGGGTGTGATGATCGAGACGCCAGCCAGTGCTCTCTCCATCGAGGAACTCGCCCAGGCGGGCATCAAGTTCGCCTCCTTCGGGACGAACGACCTGACCCAGTACACCCTCGCCGTCGACCGGAACAACGAGCGCGTCGCAGACCGGTTCGACGAACTGCACCCGGCCGTGCTCAAACTCATCGGCGAGACCATCGAGACGTGCCGTGAATACGGTGTGAAGACGAGCATCTGTGGGCAGGCTGGCTCGAAGCCCCAGATGGTTCGGTTCCTCGTCAACAAGGGCGTAAGTTCTATCTCGGCCAATATCGACGCCGTCCGCGACGTCCAGCACGAAGTCAAGCGCGTCGAACAGCAACTCATCCTCGATTCCGTCCGATAG
- a CDS encoding PhzF family phenazine biosynthesis protein: METRRALLVDAFTDEPLSGNAAGLVPDADGLSAAQMQAVAREFNASETAFLLSTGSADRRIRYFTPRQEVDLCGHATIASHAFLHEAGAIDPGTHTLETNVGVLDIDVEEDGTIWMTQSQPEIREVDVDYETVAEALGIDPAGLTDIEDELPLARATTGLPFLVVPVTFLEHLSNAEPDMAKIEELSERVDTAGIYAFTFDALDAHSTLHGRMFAPRAGVPEDPVTGTASGATGAYLRHFGAFDSMPDEMVFEQGHFVERPGGVRVRVGDQIRVGGRAITVFDGSLVVPALDEDEILEA, from the coding sequence ATGGAGACACGTCGTGCGCTGCTGGTGGATGCGTTCACAGACGAACCGCTTTCGGGCAACGCGGCGGGCCTCGTGCCCGACGCCGACGGTCTCTCCGCGGCCCAGATGCAAGCGGTCGCCCGCGAATTCAACGCGAGCGAAACCGCCTTCTTGCTCTCGACCGGGAGTGCAGACCGGCGGATTCGCTACTTCACGCCCCGCCAGGAGGTGGACCTCTGTGGCCACGCGACCATCGCGAGCCACGCCTTCCTCCACGAGGCTGGTGCCATCGACCCGGGAACCCACACGCTCGAAACGAACGTCGGCGTCCTCGACATCGACGTGGAGGAAGACGGGACCATCTGGATGACCCAGAGTCAGCCGGAGATTCGCGAGGTAGACGTCGACTACGAGACGGTAGCGGAGGCGCTCGGCATCGACCCGGCGGGGCTCACGGACATCGAGGACGAACTACCACTCGCCCGCGCCACCACCGGGCTTCCATTCCTCGTCGTCCCCGTCACCTTCTTAGAACACCTCAGCAACGCGGAGCCGGACATGGCGAAAATCGAAGAACTGAGCGAGAGGGTCGATACTGCTGGCATCTACGCGTTCACCTTCGACGCGCTGGACGCCCACTCGACGCTCCACGGGCGGATGTTCGCCCCGCGAGCAGGCGTTCCCGAAGACCCCGTGACCGGCACGGCGAGCGGCGCGACGGGAGCGTACCTCCGGCACTTCGGCGCGTTCGACTCCATGCCCGACGAGATGGTGTTCGAGCAGGGCCACTTCGTCGAGCGGCCTGGCGGAGTCCGCGTGCGGGTGGGAGACCAGATTCGAGTTGGTGGGCGTGCCATCACGGTTTTCGACGGGTCGCTCGTAGTTCCCGCGCTCGACGAAGACGAGATTCTCGAAGCCTGA
- a CDS encoding phosphoribosyltransferase, with product MGDLPDEFKCTITNWEYIYSLCREVSDEVKAAQFEPDVVVALARGGWFAGRCICDFLGLDDLTSLKMEHYVGTAQKSGTPEVRYPMPEGSVEGKDVLIIDDIADTGGSIKRADEYVRERNPGEVRTATLQLLGTSEFEPDYVGEKLEEWAWVVYPWNFIEDIIDLTSGVMVKAGQDSYTAEDVRHFLKEYHEVDRIEMEIAQPNRLPEVLSEMERRGVVEATSAGKWRLADHEDAGV from the coding sequence ATGGGCGACCTGCCGGACGAATTCAAGTGCACCATCACGAATTGGGAGTACATCTACTCGCTGTGCCGAGAAGTGAGCGACGAGGTCAAAGCGGCGCAGTTCGAACCCGACGTGGTCGTGGCACTCGCCCGCGGTGGCTGGTTCGCGGGTCGTTGTATCTGTGACTTCCTCGGGCTCGACGACCTCACGAGTTTGAAGATGGAACACTACGTGGGCACGGCCCAGAAATCGGGCACGCCAGAGGTGCGCTACCCGATGCCCGAAGGCTCCGTCGAGGGCAAAGACGTGCTCATCATCGACGACATCGCCGACACCGGCGGTTCCATCAAGCGGGCAGACGAGTACGTCCGCGAACGCAACCCCGGCGAAGTCCGCACCGCGACGCTCCAGTTACTCGGCACGAGCGAGTTCGAACCGGATTACGTCGGCGAAAAACTCGAAGAGTGGGCCTGGGTCGTCTATCCGTGGAACTTCATCGAGGACATAATCGACCTCACGAGCGGCGTCATGGTCAAAGCCGGTCAGGACAGCTACACGGCAGAGGACGTCCGCCACTTCCTGAAAGAATATCACGAGGTAGACCGCATCGAGATGGAAATCGCCCAGCCGAATCGACTGCCCGAAGTGCTCTCGGAGATGGAGCGTCGCGGCGTCGTCGAAGCCACGAGCGCCGGCAAGTGGCGACTCGCGGACCACGAAGACGCTGGTGTCTAG